A DNA window from Helianthus annuus cultivar XRQ/B chromosome 15, HanXRQr2.0-SUNRISE, whole genome shotgun sequence contains the following coding sequences:
- the LOC110911143 gene encoding ubiquitin-conjugating enzyme E2 2, with protein MSTPARKRLMRDFKRLQQDPPAGISGAPYDNNIMLWNAVIFGPDDTPWDGGTFKLTLQFSEDYPNKPPTVRFISRMFHPNIYADGSICLDILQNQWSPIYDVAAILTSIQSLLCDPNPNSPANSEAARMFSENKREYNRKVREIVEQSWTAD; from the exons ATGTCGACACCGGCGAGGAAGCGGTTGATGAGGGATTTCAAGAGGTTGCAGCAGGATCCTCCTGCTGGAATCAGTGGTGCTCCCTATGATAATAATATTATGCTCTGGAACGCCGTTATATTCGG TCCGGATGATACTCCTTGGGATGGAG GTACGTTTAAGTTGACACTGCAGTTTTCAGAAGACTATCCGAATAAGCCACCAACAGTACGCTTCATTTCAAGAATGTTTCATCCAAACA TCTATGCAGATGGGAGCATATGCTTGGACATCCTTCAAAATCAGTGGAGTCCAATTTATGATGTTGCTGCGATACTTACTTCAATTCAG TCGTTGCTCTGTGACCCGAACCCAAACTCACCCGCCAACTCTGAAGCAGCACGGATGTTTAGCGAGAACAAGCGCGAGTACAATAGAAAAGTGCGTGAGATCGTTGAGCAGAGCTGGACTGCGGACTAA
- the LOC110911145 gene encoding pectate lyase, with protein MIFSETMFSNRRGLIRHKKHDGPCKAHNIIDKCWRCDPKWADNRQKIAGCVQGFGHNTVGGKGGKVYIVTNPADGDVMNPKPGTLRHAVLQPEPLWIIFAGHMNIRLCRELLFTSHKTIDGRGFHIHIAGGAGFMLQNIKNVIIFNIHMYDISPAKGGMIRSSPHHVGIRGASDGDAICIFGSTDIWIDHCSFAGSYDGLIDIVARSTDITISNNHFVRHDKALLFGASDETPDENMRVTLAYNHFGKGLTQRLPAVRWGFVHVVNNDYTMWKCYAIGGAKGATIISQGNRFKAEHGAVKEVTHRNFAEKSEWCKWTWRSEGDLMLNGAFFVMSGNPNWAAAYKGYPLLKPEPAHRVHELTNFAGATLGCRVGLPC; from the exons ATGATTTTCAGTGAAACCATGTTTAGCAACAGGAGGGGGCTGATTAGACATAAAAAACATGACGGCCCATGCAAGGCCCATAACATTATCGACAAATGTTGGCGATGCGACCCCAAATGGGCCGACAACCGTCAAAAAATTGCCGGGTGTGTCCAAGGGTTTGGACACAATACTGTCGGCGGGAAAGGTGGCAAAGTCTACATTGTCACCAACCCCGCCGATGGTGACGTGATGAACCCTAAACCGGGTACCCTACGCCATGCAGTCCTCCAACCCGAACCACTATGGATCATTTTCGCGGGCCACATGAATATTAGGCTCTGCCGCGAGCTTCTTTTTACGAGCCACAAGACCATCGATGGCCGCGGGTTTCACATCCACATCGCGGGTGGGGCCGGGTTCATGTTACAAAATATTAAAAatgtcatcatcttcaacatccaTATGTATGATATCTCACCAGCTAAGGGTGGCATGATAAGATCATCCCCTCATCATGTTGGAATTAGAGGAGCAAGTGACGGTGACGCCATTTGCATATTCGGGTCTACTGACATATGGATCGATCATTGCTCGTTCGCGGGCTCATACGATGGCCTCATTGATATCGTTGCGCGTTCCACCGATATCACCATCTCGAATAACCATTTCGTTAGACACGATAAG GCTTTGTTATTTGGTGCAAGCGACGAGACCCCGGATGAAAACATGAGAGTCACGCTCGCTTACAACCACTTTGGAAAAGGACTTACGCAACGACTGCCAGCGGTGCGATGGGGGTTTGTTCATGTCGTGAACAACGACTACACGATGTGGAAGTGCTACGCGATTGGAGGTGCAAAAGGGGCGACGATCATCAGCCAGGGGAACCGCTTCAAAGCGGAACACGGTGCAGTCAAGGAAGTGACTCACAGAAACTTTGCAGAGAAATCAGAATGGTGTAAGTGGACATGGAGATCAGAGGGAGACCTGATGCTAAATGGAGCATTCTTTGTTATGTCAGGAAACCCTAATTGGGCAGCAGCATACAAGGGTTACCCATTGTTGAAACCGGAACCGGCTCATAGGGTTCATGAGCTCACCAACTTTGCGGGTGCCACCCTCGGATGCCGAGTAGGATTACCATGTTAA
- the LOC110911144 gene encoding V-type proton ATPase subunit d2 encodes MYGFEAMTFNIHGGYLEAIVRGHRSGLLTAADYNNLCQCETLDDIKMHLSATEYGPYLQNEPSPLHTTTIVEKCTLKLVDEYKHMLCQATEPMSTFLEYITYGHMIDNVVLIVTGTLHERDVQELLEKCHPLGMFDSIATLAVAQNMRELYRLVLVDTPLAPYFSECITSEDLDDMNIEIMRNTLYKAYLEDFYRFCQKLGGATAEIMSDLLAFEADRRAVNITINSIGTELTRDDRRKLYSSFGLLYPYGHEELAVCEDIDQVRGVMEKYPPYQPIFSKLSYGESQMLDKAFYEEEVKRLCLSFEQQFHYGVFFAYMRLKEQEIRNLMWISECVAQNQKSRVHDSVVFIF; translated from the exons ATGTACGGATTCGAAGCTATGACGTTCAACATTCACGGCGGTTACCTCGAGGCGATCGTCAGGGGCCACAGATCTGGATTGCTGACCGCTGCAGATTACAACAATCTCTGTCAGTGTGAAACCCTAGACGACATCAAGATGCATCTCTCTGCTACCGAATACGGTCCTTATCTTCAAAACG AGCCTTCACCATTGCATACAactacaattgtggagaaatgCACCCTTAAGTTGGTTGATGAGTATAAGCACATGTTATGCCAAGCCACTGAGCCTATGTCAACCTTCTTAGAGTATATAAC ATATGGTCACATGATTGATAATGTTGTTCTGATTGTTACTGGAACTTTGCATGAGAGAGATGTTCAGGAACTGTTAGAGAAATGCCACCCTTTGGGAATGTTTGACag TATTGCTACCCTGGCAGTTGCTCAGAATATGCGCGAGCTTTATAGACTCGTGCTGGTGGATACACCACTTGCTCCATACTTCTCTGAGTGCATCACGTCAGAG GATTTGGATGATATGAACATAGAGATAATGAGAAACACTCTTTACAAAGCATATCTTGAGGACTTCTACCGTTTTTGTCAG AAACTAGGTGGAGCGACTGCTGAAATTATGTCTGATCTTTTAGCATTCGAGGCGGACAGGAGAGCTGTTAATATCACCATAAACAG CATTGGAACAGAGCTTACTCGAGATGACCGTAGGAAGCTGTACTCTAGTTTTGGTTTACT TTACCCCTATGGCCACGAGGAACTTGCTGTTTGTGAGGACATAGATCAG GTTCGCGGTGTGATGGAGAAATACCCTCCTTACCAGCCAATATTCTCCAAGTTGTCATACGGCGAGAGCCAGATGCTCGATAAGGCATTTTACGAAGAGGAAGTGAAGCGACTGTGTTTATCGTTCGAGCAACAG TTTCACTATGGTGTGTTCTTTGCATACATGCGGCTCAAGGAGCAGGAGATCAGGAACCTGATGTGGATATCAGAGTGCGTGGCCCAAAACCAGAAATCGAGGGTTCACGACAGCGTGGTCTTCATATTTTAG